Below is a window of Shewanella khirikhana DNA.
GACTGATCTCGGCGACCTGCCTTTTACGCTTGCCTCTAAACAGCGTTATATACCTACCGTACTGTCAATCACTGAAGTTGCACAGATCCTCTCGAAGCTCAGTGGCGGGCCGTTACGTGTGATTCAAATGCTTTACGGCAGTGGGCTGAGAGTGACTGAATGCCTAAGGCTTAGGATTCAGGATGTCGATCTCCAGCGGTTGTCTGTGACTGTGCATGATGGGAAAGGGAATAAAGACCGCCAAACCCTACTCAGTCGAAGTTGCCTAAATTGGTTACCTGAGCAAATTGAACGTTGTTTGCACATCCAGCAAAAAGACAACGAGAGCAATATCGGCCCATCTATGCCTGCCGCACTTTCAATAAAGTATCCAAACGCATTCCGCGATCCCAGTTGGATGTATATCTTTCCAAGTACCGTTTATGCCCCCATCCGATTACAGCTGAAGTTTGTCGCCATCATCTCCACGACAGTGTCATTCGTAAAGCACTAAAGCCCGCAGTGCGGGCTGCCGAAGTGCGGAAAAAGGTTAACTGCCATACCTTTCGCCACAGTTTTGCCACTCATCTTTTGCAGGCCGGTTACGATATCCGCACCGTGCAGGAGTTGCTTGGTCACAACGATGTGAAAACGACGCAAATTTATACCCATGTACTGGGTCAACACTATGCCGGAACTGTAAGCCCACTGGATAGACTGACATAAGTGGTCTGCTTGATATCGATGTCGCTGGAAAAGCCATAGCTACCGCACGACGCTATTGAAGCTCAATAGCATCTATTACTGTGGTTCAGCAGCTTAAGTAAAAGAGGGGGAGGGCGAAGTGTAGGGATTTCCCTGCCTCTTTTTATTTGTGCGCTTCCCTGCTGCTGTGGTGTTGGTGAGCGCTGCTAACAATCGCTCATTGGTTAGATGTCGCTTGTATCAGGCAATTGCTTACCGGTAATACAGATGTTGTTATGGTCGAAGATACCTAATCTACAAGCTGTTAACAAGTCAGTGATCGGTACGGTAAACAATGGGGTAACTGAATGACCTGGCGCAAATAAAAACACCCGCTGCTGCGGGTGTTTTTATTAACCACAAAAAAGTGAATGGCCTTTTAAAACTGCATCTCAGGCACTTCGGCAGGCACTACCAGTTTACCTGCAGTTTTTTCAACGATTTCTTCAACGCTCACGCCGGGAGCGCGCTCCAGCAGGTGGAAGACACCGTCTTTGATTTCGATAAAGGCCAGATCGGTAAGAACGCGCTTGATGCAACCAAAGCCGGTCAGTGGCAGTTCGCACTTGGGCAGCAGCTTGGAGTTGCCGTATTTATCGGCGTGCATCATGGTTACGATAATATTGTCGGCACCGGCCACCAAATCCATGGCGCCGCCCATGCCTTTTACCAGCTTGCCGGGGATCATCCAGGAGGCGATAGAGCCTTCAACGTCCACCTCGAAGGCGCCCAGTACGGTCAGGTCCACGTGGCCGCCGC
It encodes the following:
- a CDS encoding CoA transferase subunit B, whose amino-acid sequence is MALSREQLAQRVAKELKDGYYVNLGIGIPTLVANYIPEGVQVMLQSENGLLGMGEFPTEETIDPDLINAGKQTVTAVKGASFFSSAESFAMIRGGHVDLTVLGAFEVDVEGSIASWMIPGKLVKGMGGAMDLVAGADNIIVTMMHADKYGNSKLLPKCELPLTGFGCIKRVLTDLAFIEIKDGVFHLLERAPGVSVEEIVEKTAGKLVVPAEVPEMQF